One region of Zingiber officinale cultivar Zhangliang chromosome 7B, Zo_v1.1, whole genome shotgun sequence genomic DNA includes:
- the LOC122006055 gene encoding P-loop guanosine triphosphatase YjiA-like, producing the protein MAARFLLSRASLNLRSSPSHFGSSFPSAAANAFCDLFRPFGGRTVPPASSRSMVSVSSPWLDLAEDISPSLDVDGRVPATVITGFLGSGKTTLLNHILTSQHGKRIAVIENEFGEVDIDSSLVANHSSVSEDIVMVNNGCLCCTVRGDLVKMLLKLAKEKRDKFDHIVIETTGLAKPSPVIETFYTDDLVAQHVKLDGVVTLVDSKHAMKHLNEVKSRWVVNEAVEQVAYADRIILNKTDLVNETELDALAKKIKHINGMAQIKQAQFGSVDIDFVLGIGGYDLDRIESDVQIDVSHNTSHQCSHDHDHHRDHHHGHVHDSAVTSVSIVSEGTLDLDEVNDWLERLVDEKGEDLYRLKGVLSVNDSTGRYVVQGVHSMLDGCPAKPWGEGEKPINKLVFIGRNLDETALRNAFRGCLL; encoded by the exons ATGGCCGCGAGGTTTCTCCTTTCCAGAGCATCCCTAAACCTACGTTCCTCCCCCTCTCACTTCGGTTCGAGTTTCCCGTCGGCCGCCGCCAACGCCTTCTGCGACTTGTTCCGACCCTTCGGTGGTCGGACCGTTCCTCCGGCCTCTTCAAGGTCCATGGTCTCCGTCTCATCTCCATGGCTCGACCTCGCCGAGGACATCTCCCCTTCTCTGGACGTCGACGGAAGGGTTCCCGCCACTGTTATCACTGGATTCCTTGGTTCCGGAAAG ACAACATTACTGAACCACATCTTGACCTCACAACATGGGAAGAGAATTGCTGTCATTGAGAATGAG TTTGGGGAGGTGGATATTGATAGTTCATTGGTTGCTAATCATTCTTCTGTTTCCGAGGACATTGTTATGGTTAACAATGGTTGCCTCTGTTGCACTGTGAGAGGAGATTTGGTTAAAATGCTTTTGAAGCTTGCTAAAGAAAAGCGTGACAAGTTTGACCACATAGTTATAGAGACAACAG GACTTGCAAAACCTTCTCCTGTTATAGAAACTTTCTATACAGATGATTTGGTTGCACAGCATGTGAAACTTGATGGTGTTGTTACTTTGGTGGATTCTAAGCATGCTATGAAACATTTGAATGAAGTTAAATCGAGATGGGTTGTGAATGAAGCGGTAGAACAAGTTGCATATGCAGATCGTATTATATTAAACAAG ACAGATTTGGTGAATGAGACTGAATTGGATGCACTAGCTAAGAAAATCAAG CACATAAATGGGATGGCACAAATTAAACAAGCGCAATTTGGATCTGTGGATATAGATTTCGTTTTGGGAATAGGTGGATATGATTTGGACCG AATTGAATCTGATGTTCAGATTGATGTCAGCCATAACACTAGTCATCAATGCAGCCATGATCATG ATCACCATAGGGATCATCATCATGGTCATGTGCACGATTCAGCTGTAACTAGCGTCAGTATAGTTTCTGAGGGGACTTTGGATCTCGATGAG GTTAACGACTGGCTTGAGAGACTAGTCGATGAAAAAGGTGAAGACTTGTACAGGCTGAAAGGTGTCCTATCAGTAAATGACTCGACCGGCCGCTATGTAGTTCAG GGGGTGCACTCCATGTTGGACGGCTGTCCTGCAAAGCCATGGGGGGAAGGTGAGAAGCCGATCAACAAACTTGTGTTCATCGGTAGGAACTTGGACGAGACGGCTTTGCGAAATGCCTTCAGGGGGTGTTTGCTATAG
- the LOC122006056 gene encoding ubiquinol oxidase 1c, mitochondrial-like gives MSTRVVGSALLRHIRPRPLSAVSCAGREPPAYTLLLSVRAASTTASPAKKGDEAKPSAVATPNEGKLVSNYWGIERSQIAKADGTPWRWSCFQPWDAYKADTSIDMKKHHVPTTLLDKIAYRSVKTLRAASDAFFQRRHVYHALLLETVAAVPGMVGGMLLHLRSLRRFEHSGGWIRALLEEAENERMHLMTFMEVARPRWYERALVLAVQGVLFNAYFVGYLVSPKFAHRVVGYLEEEAVYSYTEYLKDLEAGAVENVPAPAIAIDYWCLPPEATLKDVVAVIRADEAHHRDVNHFASDIHCQGMELKDTPAPLGYQ, from the exons ATGAGTACTCGAGTGGTCGGATCCGCGCTGCTCCGACACATCCGCCCTCGCCCTCTCTCGGCCGTCTCCTGCGCCGGCCGGGAGCCCCCCGCGTACACACTTCTCCTCTCCGTCCGCGCCGCCAGCACCACTGCATCGCCGGCCAAGAAGGGAGACGAGGCGAAGCCTTCCGCCGTTGCCACGCCGAATGAGGGCAAGCTTGTGTCCAACTATTGGGGGATCGAGCGATCCCAGATCGCGAAAGCAGATGGCACTCCCTGGAGATGGTCCTGCTTCCAG CCATGGGATGCGTACAAGGCGGATACCTCGATCGATATGAAGAAGCACCACGTCCCCACCACGCTCCTCGACAAGATCGCGTACAGGTCCGTGAAAACCCTGCGTGCCGCCAGCGACGCCTTCTTCCAG AGGCGACATGTATACCATGCGCTGTTGCTGGAGACGGTAGCGGCGGTGCCGGGGATGGTGGGAGGCATGCTACTCCACCTACGCTCGCTTCGCCGCTTCGAGCACAGCGGTGGGTGGATCCGGGCGCTGCTGGAGGAGGCGGAGAACGAGCGGATGCACCTGATGACGTTCATGGAGGTGGCGCGGCCGCGGTGGTACGAGCGGGCGCTGGTCCTGGCGGTGCAGGGCGTCCTTTTCAACGCCTACTTTGTGGGCTACCTGGTGTCGCCCAAATTCGCCCACCGAGTCGTCGGATACCTGGAGGAGGAGGCCGTCTACTCCTACACCGAATACCTCAAGGACCTCGAGGCCGGCGCCGTCGAGAACGTCCCCGCCCCCGCCATCGCCATCGACTACTGGTGCCTCCCGCCCGAAGCCACCCTCAAGGACGTCGTCGCCGTCATCCGAGCAGACGAGGCGCACCACCGCGACGTCAATCACTTCGCCTCG GACATACATTGCCAGGGAATGGAGCTGAAGGATACACCGGCGCCGCTGGGTTATCAGTGA